The Thermasporomyces composti region CCTTGCCCGACCCACCTGGACTCGACGACCGCGTGCCCCGCACGAGAGTGCGCAGCACGTTCGAGATCGCCGAAGCGCTGGAGAGCAAGTGGCTGCCGACGCCCTATCCGCCCAGCGCACTCGACGTGCCCGGCGACTGGGGGTACGACCCCGACACGCTCGACATCGTGAGCAAGGGCGAGAGCTCAGCCGGGTTGCGGTATGAGGTCACCACATTGGACGTCGACCTCCAGCCGGAGGGTCTGCAGGCGGCCGGGCCGGCGCCGTCGGCCGTCCACGGCGACTACACCAGGCTCCCTCCGGACCTGCCTCGCCAGGTCGTCGAGCTCGCCCGTCAGCAGACGGCCGGGGCGGCCACAGCGTACGAGAAGGCGGTGGCGCTGCAGCGGTGGTTCCGCACCGACTTCATCTACGACCTCAGTGTTGAGCCGGGTCATGGTGGCTCGGCGATGGTGGAGTTCCTCACCGACAAGCGGGGCTACTGCGAGCAGTTCGCCGCCACGATGGCGGTGATGGCGCGCTCGCTCGGAATCCCCGCTCGGGTTGCGGTCGGCTACTTGCCCGGGACGCGTCAGCCCGACAACTCCTGGCTCGTCACCGCCCATGACTCCCACGCGTGGCCGGAGCTGTATTTCGCAGGCTATGGCTGGGTGCGTTTCGAGCCGACCCCCCAGGCTCAGACGGGCATGCCGCCGACCTGGACAGTGCCCGACTCCGGCACCACCTTCACTCCGGAGCCTGGGCTGACCGGGCGCCCCGAGGATCCTCGGGAGGAACGAGCGAGCGCCGCGCCGGTCGTCCCCACGGTGGAGCCGACCGACATGGCTGCTCCAGCCAACCCGGGCTCAAACGGGTGGTCCCTCGACCCGGTTCCCCTGCTCATCGGTGCCGGCGTCCTGCTCCTCCTGGCGTCACCCATGCTCGTGCGGACGACGATTCGTCGTGTGCGCTTGGCACGGAGCGAGCCGGCCCACCTGGTCGAGGGCGCGTGGCGTGAGCTCGCCGACGCCTGTCTCGACTATGGCGTGGCCTGGGATGCCTCGCTGACACCGCGGGCGACGGGCGCCCGGCTGCTGACGGCCTTGCCGATGTCGGTGTCGGCGGCTGTCCACCGACTCGTCGGTGCCGTCGAACGGACCCGCTACGCCCCCGAACCCGGATCAGTCGGCAGCACTCCCCGCGATGTCCGCATGGTGATCCGCGCCCTGCGCGAGGGAGCGCCGCTCAGCCGCAAGCTCCTCGCGCTCCTCCTACCCCCGTCCTTGTGGCGCCACCTGCCGCGGCTGTGGCGACCGATCACACGTTTGTTCGATGCGGTGGACGCGATCGGTCCGCGGCTTCGGCAATGGTGGTCTCGTTCCGATGCTGGAGGTCAGGCGGCCGCGCGACCGGGACGCTGATCTCCCCTGACTTGGCGCGGTTGCGGTCTGGCGGAGTACGACATTCGATCCGCGAGAATTCGATCCGCGAAAGCGTGACGTCGCGACACCGCCGCCTGCTCATCCGCCGCAGGGCGGCTGATCACGTGGAGCGAGCAGGTCCCAAAGCCAAGATCCGATGGACTGCGAAAGAGCGGGCACACTCAAGCCCAACGATAGGAAGGCTCGGAATCCTGCGAAGGACCCCGAAAGGCGGAGGAGGCTAGAAGCCGGACTCCCGTCTGCGTCGCCAGCGCTCCTCCATCCGCTGCATGAACGAACCGCTCGGCTTGCCCTTCGCACCGGGCCGGCCGGCACGACCACGCAGCGGGATCACCGTGGACGTCTCGCCCGATGCGGGCATATGGCGCAGCGTCGTCGCCACGTAGTAGGCGGACACCAGCATGACGACGAAGCCCAGGACACTGACCACGATGTAGCCGGTGGCATTCCGTCCCGTGGTCATCACGACGGCGCCACCGAGCATCATGACCATGCCCACAAGGAACACCAGTGCACCAAGGACCGCCCTGCGGCGTTGCCGGGTGCGCAAGTCGACTCCTCGCAGCGCCGAGGCCAGTTTGGGATCCTCGGCGGCAAGGGCCCGCTCCATCTGCTCGAGCAGTCGCTGCTCGTGGTCGGAGAGAGGCACCGGACCTCCAACGGGACACTGCCGTGTTCGATCTTTAACGGCTTTAGGTGCAGTCTAGGCAGGCACCGACCCGCGCGGTAGCTGACCTGTCACGTTCGACGGTACCCCGGCAGTCCCGGCCTGCTCCACCCCGCGGCCGCCCGAATCGTCACGCACGTCCTAACCCCGTCACTTCGCGGCCACGCTGGTCCTCTCGATGGGTCTGACGCGGCCGCCGTCGGTCAGAGCCGCCGAGCCAGCACGTGAAGCTGGGTCGCGAGAGCGCGGAAGGTGGGATCCTCGCTCGCCAAGGACTCCAGCTGTAACAACTCGTCGACACCGCCAGGATCGTCCGCGCATCGGCTCGGGACGAGGTCGGTGACCACGCGGACCCCGTGCTCGGCGAGCACCACCAGGCCGGCGTCTTCGACCGCTCGGCGCAGCTGTTCAGCGGTGAACCGCCGGGGCACCGGATCGCTCACACCCCAGCGGCCAGCCGGGTCGGTCAGCGCCGTCCGAGCCTCGGCGATGTGACCGCCGAGCAGCTTGGTGAGAACCAGGCCGTAGCGATTGGCGACGACGACACTCAGCGCACCACCCGGCCTCAAGACACCCGCCAACGCACGAAGAGCGACACCGGGATCGTCGACCACCTCCAAGACGCTGTGGCAGAGCACGAGGTCGGCAGTCGTCTGGAGGACGTCCGGAAGGTCGGCGGCGTCGCCCTGCACAGCTCGAACACGGTCGGTGACACCCGCCTCCTCCGCACGCCGTTCCAAGGCCGCGAGGGAGTCCGGACTGGGGTCCACGACTGTCACGCGGTGGCCCAATCGGGCGATCGGTACGGCGAGATTGCCCGTGCCGCCACCGGCGTCGACGACGTCGAGGACGGATCGGGCCGCGACCTCCACCTGCTCTTCCAGGGCAGCTCGTACCAGGCGCCAGATCACTTCAGCACGGACCGATCGGCGGTGGCCGGCAGCACTGCCTGGCGACTCGCCCCACGGATGGTCAACGGTGTCAGGGGTGTGTGGGCCTCGCTGGGCCACGGGCGGAGCCTCCTCGACGGTGTGAACAGCTCGCCCCAACCCTACGGCGCAGCGGGGTCACTCGGACCACGGAAGGTCGTATTCGACGTCGTCCGCGTCCGACGTCGAACGCATCCGACGATGCCATGGTCAGACCAGATCGGCCTTCCGACCGGTTCACACGTCCGAGCCAGCCTGCGCGCCCGGGTCAGGTCGCTCCAGGGGAGGCAGGCCTTCGCTCCTACGCGGCAGCGCCCGGTCGTCGCGACGGCGTGGGATCCGCAGCGGCCGCCGTCGCCGGTCCACCGGTCGGTCCAGTGCGCGGCTGGTCGACAACACCCGATCCCTGTGGGAGCACCGGTCGATGCGGGACGTCGAGCAATTGCTCCACCACGACCAAGAACCGCTCCGCGTCGCGAAGCAGATCGTCCGCCTCGCGATCGGTCACACGACCGAGGCCTGCCTCCAGGGCCGCTCGCTTGTCGGCACCGGCGGCGAAGAAGGCCGCCCACTCGCTGAGTTCCGGCGCCACCCGGGCGAGGAGCGTCCAGGCGCTGGTCGGGCGGCGACGACCAGCCGGACGCGCGCGGCTGGCGAGCACGGCGGCAGCGATCCGCAACGCGGCGACGTGAGCGGCGACGTACCGATCCGCGGCGGAGTCCGCCAGCATCGCCTCGGTGAGCGAGGCGCGAGCTCGGTCGAGTGAGGTGAAGACGCTCGGTCCCAACGGCGCCTTGTATCGACTCGTGGCGCGTGTCGACATGACGACTCCTCCTGGTCAGACAGCGTCCGTCCGAGGGACTCCTACGGCCTGGCTGCGCCTCCCCCTCGTTTCGCTTCGCGCGTCCCGATCCGTCCACGTGTCAGCCGCCGTGCGTGCGTGACCGAAGGCTGCTGGGGTCTGGGCGGAACGCTTCCCCTGCCCTGCACACTCCGCCCAGACCCAGCCAGGCCCGAGCTCGCCACGATGGTGGCGGCTGGGCCCTCACCCGGCGGAGACGAGGCACCGCACCACCGGCGTTGCTCGAACATACGTTCGAACGATGGGCACTGTATCCGGCCACCGCCGAGGGCGTCAACACCGGAACGAGCAACCGGACACGACGCGCGGAGTTCGCAACCGGCAAGGGCCGGGTCCCGGCTGCTGGAGACGCCCAGACGATGCCGGGTCGAGACCCAGTGCCAGGTCGAGATGCCGTCGGTACGGGCCGTCATGAGGCGAGTGTGACAGCGAGCACCGACAACGCCTCAGCTCACGGAGTGGAGAAGACCACGGCGAAGACCGGTGGGAGACGCGGAGGAGAAGACGTGGAGGAGAAGAAGAGGACGACGAAGGAAGCGAGCGAGAGAAGCGACCGGACGCGCCTCGCGCGTCTCGGGTGAGCCCCACCCCCGTCGGGGCCCACCCGAGACGGTGCCTTCCTCTTGCCTGGAATCTTCCCGGCCGGAACGGCCGGCATCATCCGAAGCCGTACTCAATCCGGACTAGGTACCCGGACGAGGTCCCAGCCTGGGTACGCAGCCGGGGTCTGGGCACGACGCCTCAGGGGTGTCCACCCAGACGGAAACGGCAGGGCGAGCCGTGACCAGCGGGACCGGCCAGTCAGGCGGAACGTGGGCGCGCACTAGGCTCCCCTGGCTGTGGCACGCGTCGTCGTGGTCGGAGGA contains the following coding sequences:
- a CDS encoding transglutaminase TgpA family protein, producing the protein MISALRTTAAGAIATLLASLALLPAMQSQAWLWPTAFAVVFVAATGFGLRHLGTPRLLIPLGQLAALGWAATLVYANDELRFGFLPSSESVRTLVERINDGLLVVVRFAAPVPHDPDLVVVTALGVGLVAIVVDTMVATFRLAPWAGLPLLLLYSIPATTVADGISPFAFILPAIGYIALLVSEGRERLNRWGRVVGFADDVAGPQKSVGGSALGQTGRRVGATVICLAVVVPAVLPSLPEGVFGQGDGPGLGNGGGGQTIRVDNPIVDLKRDLRLPQNVPVLRYRTEVNQPDYIKLVTLDEFDGQRWRPSQRSVRDIAGGSGENTLPDPPGLDDRVPRTRVRSTFEIAEALESKWLPTPYPPSALDVPGDWGYDPDTLDIVSKGESSAGLRYEVTTLDVDLQPEGLQAAGPAPSAVHGDYTRLPPDLPRQVVELARQQTAGAATAYEKAVALQRWFRTDFIYDLSVEPGHGGSAMVEFLTDKRGYCEQFAATMAVMARSLGIPARVAVGYLPGTRQPDNSWLVTAHDSHAWPELYFAGYGWVRFEPTPQAQTGMPPTWTVPDSGTTFTPEPGLTGRPEDPREERASAAPVVPTVEPTDMAAPANPGSNGWSLDPVPLLIGAGVLLLLASPMLVRTTIRRVRLARSEPAHLVEGAWRELADACLDYGVAWDASLTPRATGARLLTALPMSVSAAVHRLVGAVERTRYAPEPGSVGSTPRDVRMVIRALREGAPLSRKLLALLLPPSLWRHLPRLWRPITRLFDAVDAIGPRLRQWWSRSDAGGQAAARPGR
- a CDS encoding DUF3040 domain-containing protein; translation: MPLSDHEQRLLEQMERALAAEDPKLASALRGVDLRTRQRRRAVLGALVFLVGMVMMLGGAVVMTTGRNATGYIVVSVLGFVVMLVSAYYVATTLRHMPASGETSTVIPLRGRAGRPGAKGKPSGSFMQRMEERWRRRRESGF
- a CDS encoding methyltransferase domain-containing protein — its product is MIWRLVRAALEEQVEVAARSVLDVVDAGGGTGNLAVPIARLGHRVTVVDPSPDSLAALERRAEEAGVTDRVRAVQGDAADLPDVLQTTADLVLCHSVLEVVDDPGVALRALAGVLRPGGALSVVVANRYGLVLTKLLGGHIAEARTALTDPAGRWGVSDPVPRRFTAEQLRRAVEDAGLVVLAEHGVRVVTDLVPSRCADDPGGVDELLQLESLASEDPTFRALATQLHVLARRL
- a CDS encoding SAV_6107 family HEPN domain-containing protein, whose protein sequence is MSTRATSRYKAPLGPSVFTSLDRARASLTEAMLADSAADRYVAAHVAALRIAAAVLASRARPAGRRRPTSAWTLLARVAPELSEWAAFFAAGADKRAALEAGLGRVTDREADDLLRDAERFLVVVEQLLDVPHRPVLPQGSGVVDQPRTGPTGGPATAAAADPTPSRRPGAAA